A single Natrinema pellirubrum DSM 15624 DNA region contains:
- a CDS encoding DUF7090 family protein, which translates to MEYTLEIDGTPATIPGGTGVLLLHPSTGETDRIDTDFFKTDTDNFLVVSTRTTAREVRQKLEYYDVDEEQAEILDTLSIERGYSRRSSDTVHYVAAPDDVDGIVDHIEGFLAEHDGKRRISIDSVTELAYYAGDEQALEAVDRILELLAEYDAVGLFHLAKDPHDADLVDRFRDRFDGVIDLDEDGSIDADF; encoded by the coding sequence ATGGAGTATACGCTCGAGATAGACGGGACACCGGCAACCATACCGGGCGGCACCGGGGTACTCCTGTTGCATCCGAGTACCGGCGAGACCGACCGTATCGACACCGACTTCTTCAAGACCGATACCGACAACTTCCTCGTCGTCTCCACCCGAACCACCGCCCGCGAAGTCAGACAGAAACTCGAGTACTACGATGTCGACGAGGAGCAGGCCGAGATCCTGGACACGCTGAGCATCGAACGCGGCTACTCCCGGCGCTCCTCCGATACCGTCCACTACGTCGCTGCCCCCGACGACGTCGACGGCATCGTCGATCACATCGAGGGCTTCCTCGCGGAACACGACGGCAAACGCCGCATCAGTATCGACTCCGTCACGGAACTCGCCTACTACGCCGGCGACGAGCAGGCCCTCGAGGCCGTCGACCGGATCCTCGAGTTGCTCGCCGAGTACGACGCGGTCGGACTGTTCCACCTCGCCAAGGACCCCCACGACGCGGACCTGGTCGACCGGTTCCGCGACCGGTTCGACGGCGTGATTGACCTCGACGAGGACGGCAGCATCGACGCCGACTTCTGA
- a CDS encoding DUF7089 family protein: MFEARALSAAVDAVRESHAPDVRVLNCERDFETLNPARAEDLGLVVDSLEPASYPAAWLPEDAPTLLARYASSELTIGMPGDGSVAWTRQTEPPLVLVKPRVEGSPDAFIDFLIAEALVQLDLGVPEHFIGFFEESYPDLDRAVELDPNGTYQVAAALYDGWVGLQTREVFAEWHDNHPDLADAWQDAGTRLEDRVSDLPRAVARGDTDFADATELACAAIKHAIELPAPFAALDTEAYLDHGPEYAIQWAETTFESLEN, from the coding sequence ATGTTCGAGGCCCGTGCGCTCTCGGCGGCGGTCGACGCCGTCCGCGAGAGCCACGCACCCGACGTTCGGGTCCTCAACTGCGAACGCGACTTCGAGACGTTGAACCCGGCACGCGCGGAGGATCTGGGGCTGGTCGTCGACTCGCTCGAGCCCGCGAGCTACCCGGCAGCGTGGCTGCCCGAGGACGCACCGACGCTGCTCGCTCGTTACGCGAGTTCGGAGCTGACGATCGGGATGCCGGGCGACGGTAGCGTCGCCTGGACCCGCCAGACCGAGCCCCCGCTCGTGCTGGTCAAACCGCGTGTCGAGGGCTCGCCCGACGCCTTCATCGACTTCCTGATCGCCGAGGCACTGGTCCAACTCGATCTCGGCGTTCCGGAACACTTCATCGGCTTCTTCGAGGAGTCCTATCCCGACCTCGACCGGGCGGTCGAACTGGACCCGAACGGCACCTATCAGGTCGCCGCGGCGCTGTACGACGGCTGGGTCGGACTGCAGACCCGAGAGGTATTCGCCGAGTGGCACGACAACCACCCCGACCTCGCCGACGCCTGGCAGGACGCAGGGACCCGCCTCGAGGACCGCGTTTCGGACCTGCCGCGGGCGGTCGCACGCGGCGACACCGACTTCGCCGACGCGACGGAACTGGCGTGTGCGGCGATCAAGCACGCGATCGAGTTGCCGGCACCCTTCGCCGCGCTCGACACCGAAGCCTACCTCGATCACGGCCCCGAGTACGCCATCCAGTGGGCCGAGACGACCTTCGAGTCGCTCGAGAACTAG
- a CDS encoding OapC/ArvC family zinc-ribbon domain-containing protein: MPHQCTNCGRQFADGSKEMLSGCPDCGGNKFQFAPTTTAAADSSASTEAETDGSGAVDAGSSPDSSDTESPDGVATRAAETVRNLMSAGSADDAESDDADHRRPADTEPTADTEPTADDGSWPSSGAAETDGSEPATGSDAGSAGEFDEWPETARRPADRSDPPADRTGDDTDRSDRSSDGSSRPTEGPTTTYADDENTAQADARSEVVPTDELPAHEGDEPRLETESGDESHPGTDATGDSSPVTDAADTPPDHGRVVQEPSGQRPSIEELRAELNEQFESIKIVRPGQYELNLMELYNREEYIISLQEDGRYVIDVPDSWRDADDE; this comes from the coding sequence ATGCCCCATCAGTGTACGAACTGTGGCCGGCAATTCGCCGACGGCTCGAAGGAGATGCTGTCGGGCTGTCCCGACTGCGGCGGGAACAAGTTCCAGTTCGCGCCGACCACGACGGCCGCAGCCGATTCGTCGGCCTCGACGGAGGCCGAAACCGACGGTTCAGGGGCAGTCGACGCCGGATCGTCACCGGACTCGAGCGACACCGAGTCCCCGGACGGCGTCGCGACTCGAGCCGCCGAAACCGTCCGGAACCTGATGTCCGCCGGTTCGGCCGACGACGCCGAATCGGACGATGCCGACCACCGACGACCGGCGGATACGGAACCGACCGCGGACACGGAACCGACTGCGGACGACGGTTCCTGGCCCTCGAGCGGGGCCGCCGAGACGGACGGCTCGGAGCCGGCAACCGGCAGCGATGCCGGTTCCGCAGGGGAATTCGACGAATGGCCGGAGACGGCACGCCGGCCCGCGGACCGCTCCGACCCGCCGGCGGATCGGACGGGTGACGACACTGACCGGTCCGATCGGTCGTCGGACGGCTCGAGCCGGCCGACAGAGGGCCCGACGACGACGTACGCCGACGATGAGAACACGGCACAGGCCGATGCCCGAAGCGAGGTCGTTCCCACGGACGAACTGCCGGCACACGAGGGTGACGAACCCCGACTCGAGACCGAGAGTGGCGACGAGTCCCATCCCGGCACCGATGCCACGGGCGACTCCTCACCCGTGACCGACGCCGCCGACACGCCACCGGACCACGGACGGGTCGTTCAGGAGCCGAGCGGCCAGCGCCCGTCGATCGAGGAACTCCGGGCGGAACTCAACGAACAGTTCGAGAGCATCAAAATCGTCCGCCCGGGTCAGTACGAACTCAACCTGATGGAGCTGTACAACCGCGAGGAATACATCATCTCGCTTCAGGAGGACGGCCGCTACGTGATCGACGTACCGGACTCGTGGCGAGACGCCGACGACGAGTGA
- a CDS encoding DUF2073 domain-containing protein, whose amino-acid sequence MPKATNADDADAPDGVQIDLISGERMAGMATMEKIRMILDGVHDGNIVILEEGLTPDEESRLIEVTMAEISPDEFNGIEIETYPKSETRDSSLLGRIMGSNETEAKLTVIGPANQIETLHKDETLISALVSRN is encoded by the coding sequence ATGCCAAAAGCAACTAACGCGGACGATGCCGATGCCCCCGACGGCGTCCAGATCGACCTGATCAGCGGCGAACGCATGGCCGGCATGGCGACGATGGAGAAGATCAGGATGATCCTCGACGGCGTCCACGACGGCAACATCGTCATCTTAGAGGAGGGGCTAACGCCCGACGAGGAGAGCCGACTCATCGAGGTGACGATGGCCGAGATCAGTCCCGACGAGTTCAACGGGATCGAGATCGAGACCTATCCCAAATCCGAGACCCGCGACTCGTCGCTGTTGGGCCGAATCATGGGCAGCAACGAGACGGAAGCGAAACTGACGGTGATCGGCCCGGCCAACCAGATCGAGACGCTCCACAAGGACGAAACGCTCATCAGCGCGCTCGTGTCCCGCAACTAA
- a CDS encoding Era-like GTP-binding protein: MGLFTELKDSISRATDRLFSEQEPKRIGIYGPPNAGKTTLANRIARDWTGDAVGAESHVPHETRRARRKENVEIERDGKTVTIDIVDTPGVTTKVDYEEFTDDMDEEDAIRRSREATEGVAEAMHWLREDVDGVIYVLDSAEDPITQVNTMLIGIIESRDLPVLIFANKTDLDDSSVKRIEDAFPQHKTIPLSAKEGDNMDEVYDNIAEYFG; encoded by the coding sequence ATGGGACTGTTCACAGAACTCAAAGATAGTATCTCTCGGGCAACGGATCGCCTGTTTTCGGAACAGGAGCCCAAACGAATCGGTATCTACGGTCCGCCCAACGCTGGAAAGACGACGCTCGCGAACCGCATCGCGCGTGACTGGACCGGTGACGCGGTCGGCGCGGAGAGTCACGTCCCGCACGAGACGCGACGCGCACGCCGGAAAGAAAACGTCGAGATCGAACGCGACGGCAAGACGGTGACCATCGATATCGTCGACACGCCCGGCGTGACGACGAAGGTCGACTACGAGGAGTTCACCGACGATATGGACGAGGAAGACGCCATCCGTCGCTCCCGCGAAGCGACCGAAGGCGTCGCCGAGGCGATGCACTGGCTGCGCGAGGACGTCGACGGCGTCATCTACGTCTTAGACAGCGCCGAGGATCCGATCACACAGGTCAACACGATGCTGATCGGCATCATCGAATCGCGCGATCTCCCCGTTCTCATCTTCGCGAACAAGACCGACCTCGACGACTCGAGCGTCAAACGGATCGAAGACGCGTTCCCCCAACACAAGACCATCCCCCTGTCGGCCAAAGAGGGGGACAACATGGACGAAGTCTACGACAACATCGCGGAGTACTTCGGGTGA